The Manihot esculenta cultivar AM560-2 chromosome 17, M.esculenta_v8, whole genome shotgun sequence genome contains the following window.
tggagccaaagcattaatttcttgaaagtttgttttgagttgtaattggttggcttttctgagtaagtaaaggttgttgagagattctattgttgtgagtgtggcattgagcaaagtattgctcttgagtgaaaaaagagatttgtaaagagcaaaggcttgctctaagattgtaagggttttgatcttcacccaaagaagatttgatagtggagttgaactctcaaggtggacttgaggagaggacgtaggcttggatagctgaacctctataaatcattgtgttgatttttctcttccctattctcttctaatttcttgtctttgcttttaaatttttataaacccaattcacccctcttgggttgcctcaagaGACAACAAGTTGATTAGACTTTTACCACATGGTTGTGTCATGATGATAGCTCATAACCTCTTCTGAGCAATTATTACATAATATCATATACGTAATCagtgtttatttttataaacataaaaaattaatttttcaaaattggttCCTAACAATGTTGTCTCAATGCATCGaatttatgataataattaaattatttagcaGTTAaagactttttcttttctcggAGGAGGACATCAGATCCAACAAATgctatttgattttaatattttgttttatatttaagactttttaaatttaaaatacaactGTGAATTATTAAACTCTAAATTTtcatgataaaattattatcgtTTAATGACAATtcatagaaattaaaatataattagtaaatttgGAGCACAATgtgattaatttaatatttttttaataaatggttAATTTGTCcttaattatcataatttttgtaatttcaAGTGTTGaataaactaattttaattattatggaATTTACGTATAtattaagtaaataaattaaataattagtgaATAATTTatctcataaatattttaaaaataaaaaaaattaagcagttaaaatcttaaaaattaaacgtaaattttttaaataaaaactaaataaaaaaaaaaaaacataaattaggATGATTACTTTAAAAGTGTATTGATATAGGACTTTATTTATAAGAGAATTATTATTAGATTTCAtaacaatttattaaaataactgTTTGTCAACTTGTTTTACCTTTgattaaaaagaataaatagtataaatatttaaatgtatagATACTAAATGATacacataattaaaattatatgaattaaataatataaatatttaaaataatcaaaataatttattttataaaatataaaaatattttaattaaataatttttaaataaaataaattaataaatctttttaaaaatttagtaaacGAGAAGATATGTTTTATTCATATTCATTTATCATAAATGGAAAACACAATAGTTTTACTCAACTTATAAATTATTACAAcagaaagttaaaaaaaaaaaacaacaacaacaacaattgtCAAATTCGTTAACATTCTGAAAACGACCATCCAGCTGCTGCTAATCCGAACAGTATTATTCCTCCGATTATGCCATTTTCTAAATAGATCTGCAcatataaataaagaaatttcattaattattattaccaCATATTTCagtgaataaataaaataacactATGGCATTGAAGGTTTTACGCTTTCTTTTTAGCCGATGTTTTTCGCTTCTCCTTCAACTCCTTCTCCTTTTCTTCAAAAGCAGTTCCATAGTAAATTCCTTTTACTGTATCTTTCTTCAGCAAACCATGTTCGTCCTTGAAAAGATGGTGCGTTAATGTCCATTCTATCCAGGATGAAACCCTGcattaattatcataatttattaatttccaaCTGTttagtaattatattaaattttacaatcAAAATCTTTAACCAACCATCCAAAGTAGTCTTTAGGTTTTTTGTGCCCCCTTCGCATTTCCCTCAGTTCACTTGCTGTCAATGCATCTGAATGTGTACGTGCATAGTCGCGGAAAATATTTTCGAATTTCTCCTCATTAAATCTGCAAATATTAGTGTATAAGCTCTctattgaaattaataatttttttaaaatttaattcaattaatttttttataacttaaaatattttcattttaaaaaaattaaaatcctcattttataaaataaatcatgataAACTTAAAAAACGATTAAAGTATTTACAAGATCTAACTCAACAAAATTTCAAAGATTAGTGAAATATCAAGATCTTCAAAAGTATATTGTAAGATTTAACTATGAAGTTGTttggcaagaaagaaaatgacaaATACCTTCCTTTCTCGTCATAGACTTCGGTATCGCTCCCATGTTTGGCGAGAGCGACGTTCCGCAACTCAAGAGGGAATAGTAGAGAAGGAAACTTTCC
Protein-coding sequences here:
- the LOC110604697 gene encoding probable peroxygenase 4 isoform X3 — its product is MRKSTILSLSFFCLLFLSSSLLSSNSMDSTYSIISDKQEKGKFKPDEDYPVQRHGFFFDRNQDGAVYPWETYQGLRALGAGVLLSAASTIFINIGSSQRTRPGKFPSLLFPLELRNVALAKHGSDTEVYDEKGRFNEEKFENIFRDYARTHSDALTASELREMRRGHKKPKDYFGWVSSWIEWTLTHHLFKDEHGLLKKDTVKGIYYGTAFEEKEKELKEKRKTSAKKKASI
- the LOC110604697 gene encoding probable peroxygenase 4 isoform X4 — encoded protein: MRKSTILSLSFFCLLFLSSSLLSSNSMDSTYSIISDKQEKGKFKPDEDYPVQRHGFFFDRNQDGAVYPWETYQGLRALGAGVLLSAASTIFINIGSSQRTRPGKFPSLLFPLELRNVALAKHGSDTEVYDEKGRFNEEKFENIFRDYARTHSDALTASELREMRRGHKKPKDYFGWVSSWIEWTLTHHLFKDEHGLLKKDTVKGIYYGTAFEEKEKELKEKRKTSAKKSI